AAACTCTGTTTTCCCGAAATTTGATGAAGAAAATAGGGAAATACTCTTTTCCCCATACAGCCCCCTTCCCGGAATATTCCTTTTTAACGTACTGTAATCTTCTTTTTCCCATCATACAGACGTCGGGCAGCGGACCTGGCCCTGGAAGAGATCAACGGAGCCGGCGGGATAGTGGGGAAAAAGGTCAAACTGGTTTATAAGGACTCCAAGAGCAATACTTAAATCAGCAAACAAAATGCCCTGAACCTCTTTGAGCCCAAGGACGGGCCACCGGAGGCCACATGATCGGCACTGTCTAAAAGTCCTTCCACCACACATTGTTGATCGGTTTGGTGATCGATCGGGTTATGATTATTGCCATAAATAAGGTGTAATCAATATGATCAGCCCCTCGGAGGAGATGAGCGGCCAGGCAGTGACGATGAAAGAGTTTGTCGGACAGTTGGTTTCATTGGTGGGAGGTAAAAAGGGCAATGGCCAGGACGATGCAGGCCAACAAGGCCTTCCAGAAGAATATTCGGAAGAAGAAAGACGATACTTGGAAGAGAGGGATGGCGGTTTCTGAACCTTAAGGCGATCGGTAAAAAGGCTTGCCCTTGATTCTTAATGATGATTAATAAGATTGACAAACATGTAAAAAGTCGCCAAAACTCGCATTACGTCATTCCAGCGAAAGCCGGAATCCAGGCTAAAGAAACCACCTAAAGCCCTGGATGCCGGATCAGGTCCGGCATGACGGAGAACTAATAAGCCTGGAGGTTAAATCCAGGCTTATTTTCGTACTAAACCGCCATGCCCCGCCTTTTGGGGCATGGCACCACGAAGCTTGAAAATAGGCTCCTTGGAAGACGGATACTATTTTCGTATTAAATCTCTTTTAACTACCATATATTGTATAACTTTTCTTAATAACTCCTTTCTATTGTATTTTTTTCTTTACAAAACCAATTTTTAGATTAAAATTGCTTCAGGAACAAGGGGTATCCTGTCTGTCCCGACAGGTCTTGCAAAAGACCTTGCCCGGGCATTAAAGAAAGGGAATTAGTTAAGGTGAAACTTAAACGATTAGAGCTTAACGGGTTTAAATCATTCTCAGAAAAGACGGTAGTCTCCTTTCCAAAAGGGATCAGCGGCGTAGTGGGACCCAACGGCTGCGGCAAGAGCAATATTGTGGATGCCATCAAATGGGTCATGGGTGAACAAAGTCCCAAACAACTCCGCGGCAAGGGCATGGAAGATGTGATTTTTGCCGGTTCCAACGGCAAATCCTCCGTGGGCATGGCCGAGGTTTCCCTGGTCCTGGATAATGATAATGGCTCCATGCCCCAGGAATTCGCCGGAGTGGAAGAAGTCGTCATTACCCGGCGTCTGTTTCGAGACGGGGAAAGTGAGTATGCCATCAACAATAAAGCCTGCCGGTTGAAGGATATTACCCACCTTTTTATGGATACCGGGATAGGCAGTAAGGCCTATTCGGTTATAGAACAGGGAAGGATCGGGGCCATCATTGATTCCAAACCCGAGGACCGGCGGCACTGGATTGAAGAAGCGGCCGGCATTTCCAAGTATAAGAGCAAGAAAAACGAGACCCTCCGAAAACTGGAATTGACCCAACAGAACCTGGTACGGGTGGAGGATGTCATCACCGAGGTCAAAAGGCAGGTGAACTCCCTTTACCGTCAGGCCAAAAAGGCCGAACGTTTTAAAGAGGTTCGAAAAGAGGCCAAGGAAATCGAGTTGATCCTGGCGGCCAAGGAATATCAGGAATTGCTGCACGGAAAAGAGAACAAGGAACAGGAGCTTTCTTTGTGTCAGGCCCAGGTTACCGATTTCAGAACCGAATGCCAGTCCCAGGAGAATCTTTTAGCCCAACTCCAGAAAGAGCTGTTGGTCCTTGAAAGGCTCTTAAAAGAAAAACAGGAACGGCTGTATCAACAAAAAACCGAATTTCAAAGACAGGAAGGGTTCGTCCACCAGTATCGGAGAGAACTCGAGACCTTGGGCCAGGAGGCCCTGGAAATAGAAAGGGAATTAAAAGAGATTGCCGACTGGTTAAGGGAGAATGATCCCAAAGAGAAGACCCTGGCTGAAGAGGTATCGTCTTTTGCCCGGAAATACGCTTTGGAAGAAGGCCGGGTCCGGGAACAGGAAAAATCCCTGGCCGAGGCCAAGAAAGAAATACTTTGGGGACAGGAACAGATCGATCAGTCTAAGGATCTGCTGGTCACCAAATTAACGGAAATGACCCGGGTCAGGAATATGCGGGCCAATCTGATTAAAGTTCGGGAAGACCGGGACAGGAGGATAGCCAGGCAAAGTGAAGAGAAGACCCAGATCGTCGATCGATTGAGCTTCTTGAACCAATCGGCCCAGGAAGCCGAGTCCCGTTTGTCGGAACAAAGGGAATCGGTTAGGAAGATCCAGGCCGAAATAGTCCAAGCGCAACAACAGAAGACCGAAGGAGAGAAGGCCCGGAAAGAATTAGAAGTCGACCTGTTGGATCTGGAGCAGGCCGTCAAACAGGATCAGGCCCAAATCAGAAACCTGCAGGAAATCCGGAATAATTTTCAGATTTATCAAAACGGTGTCAGGGCCCTGGTGCAGGGGGAATGGACAACGGATATTTCCGGGGGGGCCATTTTTGACCAGGTTCTGGCCGAAGGGTTGGAGACCGAACCGGGGTGTGAGACGGCCGTCGAGGCCGCCTTGGGGGATGCCTTACAGGCCCTGATTATCAACGATCCTTCAGCGGCCTTTCGCGGCATAGAATTTTTAAGGAAAACCGGGAAAGGAAAGGCCCATTTTCTGTCCATGGATTCTCTGCCCTTACCGGAAACCGGCTGGGCCTCCTGGGAAGAGGAAGGCCTGGTCCCCTTATTATCCAAGGTTTCCGTGCGGGAAGAATGCCGGACCTGGCTGAATCTGCTATTGGGATCTTTTGTCCTGGTTTCCAATCTAACTGAGGGTCTGGAGGTCTGGAAGAACCACCAGGGCCGGATTTCGGTGGTCACCCGTGAAGGCGACCTGATTGACTCCAGGGGGATCATTGCCGGCGGCAGTTCCGGGAATCCGGAAAGCGGTATTCTTTACCAAAAAAATCTTGTCCATAAATTGGAAGAACGTATCCGGGAAGGACAGGGGGAAGC
This genomic window from Deltaproteobacteria bacterium contains:
- the smc gene encoding chromosome segregation protein SMC, with the protein product MKLKRLELNGFKSFSEKTVVSFPKGISGVVGPNGCGKSNIVDAIKWVMGEQSPKQLRGKGMEDVIFAGSNGKSSVGMAEVSLVLDNDNGSMPQEFAGVEEVVITRRLFRDGESEYAINNKACRLKDITHLFMDTGIGSKAYSVIEQGRIGAIIDSKPEDRRHWIEEAAGISKYKSKKNETLRKLELTQQNLVRVEDVITEVKRQVNSLYRQAKKAERFKEVRKEAKEIELILAAKEYQELLHGKENKEQELSLCQAQVTDFRTECQSQENLLAQLQKELLVLERLLKEKQERLYQQKTEFQRQEGFVHQYRRELETLGQEALEIERELKEIADWLRENDPKEKTLAEEVSSFARKYALEEGRVREQEKSLAEAKKEILWGQEQIDQSKDLLVTKLTEMTRVRNMRANLIKVREDRDRRIARQSEEKTQIVDRLSFLNQSAQEAESRLSEQRESVRKIQAEIVQAQQQKTEGEKARKELEVDLLDLEQAVKQDQAQIRNLQEIRNNFQIYQNGVRALVQGEWTTDISGGAIFDQVLAEGLETEPGCETAVEAALGDALQALIINDPSAAFRGIEFLRKTGKGKAHFLSMDSLPLPETGWASWEEEGLVPLLSKVSVREECRTWLNLLLGSFVLVSNLTEGLEVWKNHQGRISVVTREGDLIDSRGIIAGGSSGNPESGILYQKNLVHKLEERIREGQGEADLKKESLQIKQNEIRGVISQLQALEERKREEEKRILELEKSLIGYQEETKPMQRRLQLLTLEEEEYRAQEEDQASEEQGLSQEEETLNQEIQDLRNEIHEQEEGIKVLEAHLEEEREALSQANTQLSVLKEKGEYIGREWERLKESLAEKQGRQKRLLDKKETGTRTQEGLLGKIASGEKTVKELLDEVTGLNEQILATNETWEKMVKQKEELEGIFKEKRNQMSEVEHKENALHMDLAQVVMKMDHLREQTLEHTGQPLEEMMKTYLKGDEDLEGLREKRREFKEKLEQIGEVNLTALEEYNAFKERYDFYQTQEDDLRKSMDSLKRAIQKINSTSRELFLTTFKTIQEKMNEVFPILFEGGSAKLSLTDDDDPLEAGVEIMVHPPGKRVTSMTLLSGGEKAMTALALLFATYMVKPSPFCLLDEIDAFLDEANVERFKGLVQNIVRDSQIILITHNRRIMEMADTLYGVTMEQPGVSKLVSVRLDTIQ